The following are encoded in a window of Myxocyprinus asiaticus isolate MX2 ecotype Aquarium Trade chromosome 17, UBuf_Myxa_2, whole genome shotgun sequence genomic DNA:
- the iah1 gene encoding isoamyl acetate-hydrolyzing esterase 1 homolog: MSKLKSIIWPQIILFGDSITQFSFQANGWGSEIAHKLARKCDVVNRGLSGYNTRWAKIVLPRIVSTSEAPIAAVTVFFGANDCALQDKNPQQHVPCQEYSENLKDIVTQLVSAGVSKDKIIFITPPPLQEAAWEKECLLKGSALNRLNSVAGQYAQACVQAAGHCGVDVLDLWTLMQRDGQDLSVYLLDGLHLSEKGNQFLAEHLWVHLESRVADLPFILPYWGDVDPKSPESSLLWD, encoded by the exons ttttcGTTTCAAGCGAATGGATGGGGGTCTGAAATTGCTCACAAACTCGCGAG AAAATGCGACGTGGTAAACAGGGGGTTGTCAGGTTACAACACAAGGTGGGCTAAGATTGTGCTTCCTCGCATAGTGTCCACTTCTGAAGCCCCTATCGCGGCTGTGACAGTCTTCTTCGGAGCCAACGACTGTGCATTGCAGG ACAAGAACCCCCAGCAGCACGTGCCTTGTCAGGAGTACTCAGAGAATTTAAAAGACATTGTCACACAGCTGGTGTCTGCAGGAGTATCCAAAGACAAGATCATCTTCATCACACCACCACCACTTCAGGAAGCTGCCTGGGAAAAAGAGTGCTTGCTGAAAG GTTCAGCTTTGAACCGATTGAACTCTGTGGCTGGTCAGTATGCACAGGCTTGTGTCCAGGCTGCAGGACATTGTGGTGTGGATGTTCTGGATCTCTGGACACTTATGCAGAGAGACGGACAG GATTTGTCAGTGTATCTTTTGGACGGACTGCATCTCTCTGAAAAAGGCAACCAGTTTCTGGCAGAGCACTTATGGGTGCACCTTGAGAGTCGAGTGGCAGATCTGCCCTTTATTCTGCCCTACTGGGGGGATGTGGACCCAAAAAGTCCTGAGAGCAGCCTACTGTGGGATTAA
- the LOC127455512 gene encoding disintegrin and metalloproteinase domain-containing protein 17-like isoform X2, whose product MLIPRSFCLHRREQWKKLNRRKIELIDRVDDIYRNTSWDDEYKGYGVQIQQIIINKEPTKVGPGEVHYNMDGSPLQRKDGVWDVKKLLEQFSYDIADNASQVCLAHLFTYQDFDDGTLGLAYVAPSKPQGLGGLCPKPYFPSQTVSKPSYLNTGLTSTMNYGKTILTKEADLVTTHELGHNFGAEHDPDNIALCAPSDDQGGKFVMYPIAVSGDHFNNKRFSSCSKISVSKTLKVKARQCFKERSSKLCGNSRVEEDEDCDPGLLHLNDDPCCTAKCKFRKKAQCSDRNSPCCRNCRFESAEKICQENITANCKGMSKCTGNSSECPAPGNLADNTVCVDKGRCRNGECRPFCEAVHNLESCACNETVESCKVCCRNRDGLCTPFVVSDGEYLYLRKGKPCTVGFCDGAGKCMKQVQDVIERLWDFIDKLDINTFGKFLADNIVGSVVVFSLLFWIPLSILVHCVDKKLDRQYEENSKSLMYPSSVEMLNSQETVPLRIIKPPLPASFLAVARPQPLMGSGVSPPQEAVAAQGHASLSAAPRVDQPRMDTIEEDPSGDSSHLDEGVPEEGFHPSATAARSFEDLTGQATPNQGDKRRLTRQARIDSKETEC is encoded by the exons ATTGAGCTGATAGACAGAGTGGATGATATCTACAGGAACACATCCTGGGATGATGAGTATAAAGGATATGGTGTGCAGATTCAGCAG ATAATCATAAACAAGGAGCCCACAAAAGTTGGCCCAGGGGAGGTTCACTACAACATGGATGGCAGCCCATTACAAAGAAAAGATGGTGTGTGGGACGTGAAGAAGCTTCTAGAA CAATTCAGTTATGACATTGCAGACAATGCCTCTCAAGTTTGCCTTGCCCATCTCTTCACCTATCAGGACTTTGATGATGGGACTCTTGGTCTTGCATACGTGGCCCCTTCCAAACCACAGGGATTAGGAGGACTCTGCCCTAAAC CCTACTTCCCATCACAAACTGTCAGTAAACCCAGTTACCTGAACACTGGCTTAACTAGCACCATGAATTATGGGAAGACTATTCTGACTAAG GAAGCAGATCTTGTAACCACTCATGAGCTTGGCCACAACTTCGGCGCAGAACACGATCCAGACAACATAGCTCTCTGTGCGCCCAGTGATGACCAAGGTGGCAAATTTGTCATGTACCCTATTGCAGTAAGCGGAGATCATTTCAACAATAAG CGCTTCTCCAGCTGCAGCAAGATCTCTGTCAGTAAGACTTTGAAGGTCAAGGCCCGTCAGTGCTTCAAAGAGAGGAGCAGTAAGCTGTGTGGGAACTCTCGTGTGGAAGAGGATGAAGACTGTGACCCTGGACTCCTTCATCTCAATGACGACCCTTGTTGCACTGCTAAGTGCAAATTCAGGAAGAAGGCACAATGCAG TGATAGGAACAGCCCCTGCTGCAGGAACTGTAGGTTTGAAAGTGCAGAGAAGATCTGTCAGGAGAACATCACTGCCAACTGCAAGGGCATGTCAAAGTGTACAG GCAACAGCAGCGAGTGCCCGGCTCCTGGCAACCTGGCTGATAATACAGTGTGTGTGGATAAAGGCAGATGTCGCAATGGTGAATGTAGGCCTTTCTGTGAGGCTGTTCATAACCTTGAGTCCTGTGCCTGCAATG AGACAGTGGAGTCGTGTAAAGTGTGTTGTAGAAACAGAGATGGGCTGTGTACTCCCTTTGTTGTTAGTGATGGAGAGTATCTTTACCTGCGCAAGGGCAAACCCTGTACCGTTGGTTTCTGTGATGGGGCA GGTAAATGCATGAAGCAAGTACAAGATGTCATTGAACGCTTATGGGACTTCATAGACAAACTGGATATCAACACATTTG GAAAGTTTTTGGCTGACAACATAGTGGGGTCTGTGGTGgtcttctctctccttttctgGATTCCTCTAAGCATACTGGTTCATTGTGTG GACAAAAAACTGGATCGCCAATATGAGGAGAACTCCAAATCCTTGATGTACCCTAGT AGCGTGGAGATGTTGAACAGTCAGGAGACCGTTCCCCTCCGCATCATCAAGCCCCCTCTTCCGGCATCGTTTTTAGCGGTAGCACGACCTCAGCCCTTAATGGGCTCCGGCGTCTCACCGCCACAGGAGGCCGTTGCCGCCCAAGGCCACGCCAGCCTGTCCGCCGCACCCAGAGTGGATCAGCCACGAATGGACACCATCGAGGAGGACCCCAGTGGCGACTCCTCTCACCTGGACGAGGGTGTGCCGGAGGAAGGCTTTCATCCAAGCGCCACAGCTGCCAGGTCCTTCGAGGACCTCACCGGACAGGCAACACCAAACCAGGGAGACAAGAGACGGCTGACGAGACAGGCGCGCATTGATAGTAAGGAGACAGAGTGCTGA